From Mobula birostris isolate sMobBir1 chromosome 8, sMobBir1.hap1, whole genome shotgun sequence, the proteins below share one genomic window:
- the LOC140202301 gene encoding urokinase plasminogen activator surface receptor-like isoform X2, with the protein MHAKMRTLLALALFLGLVAQAHSLQCYSCHSPGENCSLGQRNNTCNDTLNHTCITYTSRIKLSSPISEKENMTLNGLECEGCLTIMETMCNESMATVSCHGEQNRCIHATANFRNTTYITKGCASESLCNERSIIPYFPFKLSNVTCCQENRCNKGSQDNPQTTTPGKTTSSPITQAPTTPAPTTPAPTTSTDSDNNTASALNTQRLLIVLLPVLWAIVL; encoded by the exons ATGCACGCAAAGATGAGGACGTTGCTGGCACTCGCCCTGTTTCTGGGATTGGTCGCCCAGG CCCACTCTCTCCAGTGTTACTCCTGCCACAGTCCCGGAGAGAACTGCAGCTTGGGTCAGAGAAACAACACCTGTAACGACACCTTGAACCATACTTGCATCACTTACACCAGCCGGATAAAGTTGTCTTCACCGATTTCAG AGAAGGAGAATATGACACTGAATGGTCTGGAATGCGAGGGTTGTTTAACGATAATGGAAACCATGTGTAATGAATCGATGGCCACTGTCAGTTGCCACGGAGAACAGAACCGTTGTATTCACGCCACAGCTAACTTCC GCAACACCACCTACATCACCAAGGGCTGTGCCTCGGAATCACTTTGCAATGAGCGGTCCATCATTCCATACTTTCCGTTCAAACTCAGCAATGTCACCTGTTGCCAGGAAAACCGGTGTAATAAAGGATCTCAGGATAACCCTCAGACTACGACACCAGGGAAAACTACATCATCGCCCATCACACAAGCTCCCACCACTCCAGCGCCCACCACTCCAGCGCCCACCACATCGACAGACTCGGACAATAACACTGCTTCTGCCCTCAATACTCAGCGTCTCCTCATTGTCCTGCTGCCGGTACTGTGGGCGATTGTACTCTAG
- the LOC140202301 gene encoding phospholipase A2 inhibitor gamma subunit B-like isoform X1: MHAKMRTLLALALFLGLVAQAHSLQCYSCHSPGENCSLGQRNNTCNDTLNHTCITYTSRIKLSSPISGFHEIQTTFRRCGICTDLISFNSGQTSFFGHTACCNSDLCNNQTKPEKENMTLNGLECEGCLTIMETMCNESMATVSCHGEQNRCIHATANFRNTTYITKGCASESLCNERSIIPYFPFKLSNVTCCQENRCNKGSQDNPQTTTPGKTTSSPITQAPTTPAPTTPAPTTSTDSDNNTASALNTQRLLIVLLPVLWAIVL; the protein is encoded by the exons ATGCACGCAAAGATGAGGACGTTGCTGGCACTCGCCCTGTTTCTGGGATTGGTCGCCCAGG CCCACTCTCTCCAGTGTTACTCCTGCCACAGTCCCGGAGAGAACTGCAGCTTGGGTCAGAGAAACAACACCTGTAACGACACCTTGAACCATACTTGCATCACTTACACCAGCCGGATAAAGTTGTCTTCACCGATTTCAG GATTCCATGAGATCCAGACAACGTTTCGTAGGTGCGGAATCTGCACCGATCTCATCTCCTTCAACAGCGGCCAGACTTCCTTCTTTGGGCACACTGCCTGTTGTAACTCGGACCTTTGCAACAATCAGACGAAACCAG AGAAGGAGAATATGACACTGAATGGTCTGGAATGCGAGGGTTGTTTAACGATAATGGAAACCATGTGTAATGAATCGATGGCCACTGTCAGTTGCCACGGAGAACAGAACCGTTGTATTCACGCCACAGCTAACTTCC GCAACACCACCTACATCACCAAGGGCTGTGCCTCGGAATCACTTTGCAATGAGCGGTCCATCATTCCATACTTTCCGTTCAAACTCAGCAATGTCACCTGTTGCCAGGAAAACCGGTGTAATAAAGGATCTCAGGATAACCCTCAGACTACGACACCAGGGAAAACTACATCATCGCCCATCACACAAGCTCCCACCACTCCAGCGCCCACCACTCCAGCGCCCACCACATCGACAGACTCGGACAATAACACTGCTTCTGCCCTCAATACTCAGCGTCTCCTCATTGTCCTGCTGCCGGTACTGTGGGCGATTGTACTCTAG